The following coding sequences lie in one Leptospira saintgironsiae genomic window:
- a CDS encoding adenylate/guanylate cyclase domain-containing protein: MPSSTKYIPLGPNGAVAFWARAKDKIQNQDELRAWADLGIKTVVCVFSEKGSSLVTDLEEVLHAGEWKLFALEIPPGPETNESVFHSAWKLISAAAKSNILFLIPEELEERWEVILSKMVISSYPHIASGELGAWFPSLQGEAEAEFLGEFKTYASRKKAPKEIPDSTRGEFSLFLKELPLAVSGIELGVFKNGHKDSNGKKKVPKFQEAENFRTLESKPVISFDTVFSGEKQEPETTETTPEVSKAPATSEKKNIPKRETTPHPSADVGDLATTAKFPLQLKLMAVISLLLTVTVSTVILYASSEFKKNYEVRVLETNFSLVNILGIKVKSDLKDIRDKGKTLTEKLLDPKGPGAYADLFFRNEPDFLLAGIYSAEGDKIKKRTVLYNDSYLEGISSNREELDAAVSQKESSFLKTIQSGGRIDNLTPNFKEPTFSISVYDSQSKSILLYIIRAERLLSVFQKQDINVPFLINGDGDLIAHHDLQLLASQTNWADLPIFETMLSSVREDSQQTRYEDSTKTKYYGSYQKLGFGGSGVIVAVPEEKVFEMVYRIQTKNLLIMAIALCIALIIVFFLARTITIPVLKLLTATVEIAKGNFRIGIKSTTKDEIGVLTDYFVSMGKGLEEREKVKDALGRFVNKEIAEMVLNKELTLGGERKMCAIFFSDIRSFTAISEKLQPEEVVEFLNEYMTEMVRCVNDTHGIVDKFIGDAIMATWGAVRTSEQDAENAVNGALLMRAALIKFNEGRGGDKRPIIRIGCGLNFGPVIAGQIGSEERLEYTVIGDAVNLASRVEALNKPFGTDILITQDLLDHVKDIFAVEKMQSIKVKGKEEPQTIYAVLGRKDDMDRPRDLNELRRKLGIEYESKKKTKTGDEEEELKYEILE, encoded by the coding sequence ATGCCATCATCTACAAAATACATTCCCTTAGGACCAAATGGTGCAGTCGCCTTCTGGGCCAGAGCAAAGGATAAGATCCAAAACCAGGACGAGTTAAGAGCCTGGGCAGATCTAGGGATCAAAACTGTAGTCTGTGTATTTTCAGAAAAAGGTTCTTCTTTAGTCACCGATTTAGAGGAAGTATTACATGCAGGAGAATGGAAGCTATTCGCTTTAGAAATTCCTCCTGGACCAGAAACGAACGAGTCGGTGTTTCACTCTGCTTGGAAGTTAATTTCGGCGGCAGCAAAATCTAATATATTATTTTTAATCCCGGAAGAATTAGAAGAAAGATGGGAAGTTATACTTTCCAAAATGGTAATTTCTTCTTATCCACATATCGCCTCAGGAGAGTTAGGCGCTTGGTTCCCAAGTTTACAAGGAGAAGCAGAAGCAGAATTCTTAGGAGAATTTAAAACCTATGCTTCTCGCAAAAAAGCTCCTAAAGAAATCCCAGATTCTACAAGAGGAGAATTTTCTCTTTTCTTAAAGGAACTTCCTTTGGCAGTTTCCGGAATTGAACTTGGAGTTTTTAAAAACGGCCATAAAGATTCTAACGGAAAGAAGAAGGTCCCGAAATTCCAAGAGGCAGAGAATTTCCGCACCTTGGAAAGTAAGCCGGTTATCTCCTTTGATACAGTATTTTCCGGAGAAAAACAAGAGCCCGAGACTACAGAAACTACACCGGAAGTTTCGAAAGCTCCAGCAACATCAGAAAAGAAGAATATTCCGAAAAGGGAAACCACACCCCACCCTTCTGCGGATGTAGGCGATCTTGCGACCACTGCAAAATTTCCTCTTCAGTTAAAACTGATGGCGGTAATCTCACTATTGCTCACTGTTACAGTTTCCACAGTCATTTTATATGCCTCCAGTGAATTCAAAAAGAACTACGAAGTAAGAGTATTAGAGACTAACTTCTCTTTGGTGAATATTTTAGGGATCAAAGTAAAATCTGATCTAAAAGATATTCGTGATAAAGGTAAAACTCTTACAGAAAAACTTTTGGATCCAAAAGGTCCAGGAGCTTATGCAGATCTTTTCTTCAGAAACGAACCGGATTTCCTTTTAGCAGGAATTTATTCTGCAGAAGGTGATAAAATCAAAAAAAGAACAGTTCTATATAATGATTCTTATTTAGAAGGAATTTCTTCTAACAGAGAAGAATTGGATGCTGCAGTTTCTCAAAAAGAATCTTCCTTTTTAAAAACGATCCAATCGGGCGGAAGAATAGACAATCTTACTCCTAATTTTAAGGAACCTACATTTTCTATATCTGTATATGATTCTCAGAGTAAGTCTATTCTTCTTTATATCATTCGTGCAGAAAGACTTTTATCTGTATTCCAAAAACAAGATATTAACGTTCCATTTTTGATCAATGGGGATGGAGATCTGATCGCACACCATGATCTTCAACTTCTTGCCTCGCAAACAAATTGGGCTGATCTTCCTATTTTTGAAACAATGCTTTCTTCCGTACGAGAAGATAGCCAACAAACCAGATATGAAGATTCTACTAAGACAAAATATTACGGCTCTTACCAAAAATTAGGTTTTGGTGGATCTGGAGTAATCGTCGCAGTTCCGGAAGAAAAAGTTTTTGAGATGGTATATCGTATCCAGACCAAAAACCTTCTAATCATGGCGATCGCACTTTGTATCGCACTTATCATTGTATTCTTCTTAGCAAGAACCATTACAATTCCAGTCTTAAAACTTCTGACAGCCACTGTAGAGATCGCGAAAGGGAATTTCAGGATCGGGATCAAATCCACTACAAAAGACGAGATTGGCGTTTTGACTGATTATTTCGTAAGTATGGGTAAAGGTCTAGAAGAAAGGGAGAAGGTAAAAGACGCACTTGGTCGTTTTGTAAACAAAGAGATCGCCGAAATGGTTCTTAATAAAGAGCTAACACTCGGTGGAGAAAGAAAGATGTGTGCGATCTTCTTCTCAGATATCCGTTCCTTTACAGCTATATCAGAAAAACTGCAACCAGAAGAAGTAGTAGAATTCCTAAACGAGTATATGACAGAGATGGTTCGATGCGTGAACGATACTCATGGGATTGTGGATAAGTTTATTGGAGACGCGATCATGGCAACCTGGGGAGCGGTTCGCACCTCAGAACAAGATGCGGAAAATGCAGTGAATGGTGCACTTTTAATGAGAGCCGCTCTTATTAAGTTCAATGAAGGAAGAGGTGGAGATAAAAGACCGATTATCCGTATCGGTTGTGGTCTTAACTTTGGACCAGTGATCGCGGGTCAGATCGGTTCCGAAGAAAGATTAGAATATACTGTCATCGGCGACGCAGTGAACCTCGCCTCTCGTGTGGAAGCATTGAACAAACCTTTTGGTACAGACATTTTAATTACACAAGATCTTCTGGATCATGTAAAAGATATTTTTGCGGTCGAAAAAATGCAATCTATCAAGGTGAAGGGAAAAGAAGAACCCCAAACCATTTACGCAGTCCTGGGAAGAAAAGACGATATGGATCGCCCGAGAGACCTAAATGAACTTAGAAGAAAACTCGGAATAGAATACGAATCTAAGAAAAAAACAAAAACAGGAGATGAGGAAGAGGAATTAAAGTATGAAATACTTGAATGA
- a CDS encoding peptidylprolyl isomerase has translation MATAKFTTNRGTFSVLLEDEKAPITAGNFIQLAQKGFYDGLVFHRIIANFMIQGGCPQGTGTGGPGYKIQDEFHPELKNKKFTISMANAGPNTGGSQFFINVRDNLYLDNRHAVFGHVSEGEDIVQTISETPTAPGDRPVQPVVIEKIEII, from the coding sequence ATGGCAACTGCTAAGTTTACCACCAACCGAGGTACCTTCTCCGTTTTATTGGAAGATGAGAAGGCACCAATCACCGCCGGAAATTTCATCCAATTGGCTCAAAAAGGCTTTTATGATGGTCTGGTCTTTCACAGGATTATTGCAAATTTTATGATACAAGGCGGTTGCCCTCAAGGAACCGGAACTGGTGGACCAGGGTATAAGATCCAGGATGAGTTTCATCCGGAACTTAAAAACAAAAAGTTTACTATCTCTATGGCGAACGCTGGACCGAATACTGGCGGTTCTCAATTTTTCATTAATGTGAGAGACAATTTATATCTGGATAATCGCCATGCGGTTTTTGGCCATGTGAGTGAGGGAGAAGACATAGTCCAAACTATTTCCGAAACTCCTACAGCTCCGGGAGACCGTCCAGTCCAACCAGTGGTAATTGAGAAGATAGAGATCATCTAA
- a CDS encoding PAS domain-containing sensor histidine kinase → MGSRSQILSNQSGPENSKSLLDYILSNSPIVLFSADETGLMNFASGKALDMLGLDSSAFIGTNFVQHEWNAEFREEDGTVRILEQTDALKLVLSGKEISAETIFLGRHFSVRISPAIGEDGKIRGLVGVSLDITDRKIAEDILEKRTVDFQTLIGALPVVIFSISPEGRIILADGKGLERLKINPKDIVGKTIFERAGNRPEVLEAFSKALQGEESIYHTNQNDLLLETRMYPRKGKNNRIQEILGIVYDISDRKEYEDRIRKNEEKYRNLFQNNPQIMFVFERSSLKILAVNQTAIQTYGYSEKEFLGKGAEELRLPADREFMKEKIKGLKVGPNFFQEMKHLRKDGSIVYLDIVSSPIQFQEMEAVLVSAMDVSERVKMTRENRFNLEVISQVNDAIIALDGDMKVTYYNSYAAKMYEVEEGECLGKHYTSLFEEDWISEENYKSAMEDWKTLGASKRELIHTLRSGRKITIESNFKKINAEGYLVPGMIMVNRDISEKIESRKSLEEALLGLAKTNKELEQFAYIASHDLQEPLRTIASYLQLLERKFSEEIKPEMREFIHVSVEAAKRQQGLIESLLSYSRVGSDSVKKSKGDPNLILDEVQKDLSSVIQETSANLVLEGPFPEVYADQDQIRRLFSNLISNGIKFRSPIRSPEIRIKVKHVPGANVFSVSDNGIGMDSKYFDRIFIIFQKLHTRSEYPGTGIGLSICKKIVENHGGKIWVQSSLGKGSEFFFSLPEV, encoded by the coding sequence ATGGGTTCTCGCTCTCAAATATTATCAAATCAATCCGGTCCGGAAAATTCAAAATCCTTACTAGATTATATACTCTCCAATTCCCCCATTGTACTCTTTTCAGCTGACGAGACTGGGCTCATGAATTTTGCCTCGGGAAAAGCGTTAGACATGCTTGGTCTCGATTCCAGTGCTTTTATAGGGACTAACTTTGTACAACATGAATGGAATGCAGAGTTTAGAGAAGAAGATGGAACCGTCAGGATCCTAGAGCAAACGGATGCACTAAAGCTTGTACTTTCCGGAAAAGAGATAAGCGCAGAAACAATATTTTTAGGAAGGCATTTTTCCGTAAGGATCTCTCCTGCCATAGGAGAAGACGGAAAGATAAGAGGACTCGTCGGAGTTTCCTTAGATATAACAGATCGTAAGATCGCAGAAGATATATTAGAAAAACGTACTGTAGATTTTCAGACCCTAATTGGGGCTTTACCGGTAGTCATATTTTCCATTTCTCCAGAAGGAAGGATCATACTCGCCGATGGAAAAGGATTGGAAAGATTAAAGATCAATCCTAAGGACATTGTAGGCAAAACTATTTTTGAAAGGGCAGGCAATCGACCTGAAGTATTGGAAGCATTCTCCAAGGCGCTCCAGGGAGAAGAGAGTATCTATCATACCAATCAAAACGATCTTCTTTTGGAAACAAGAATGTATCCAAGGAAGGGAAAGAACAACCGTATCCAGGAAATATTAGGAATTGTTTATGATATTTCGGATCGGAAAGAATACGAGGATCGGATACGTAAGAATGAGGAGAAGTATCGGAATCTATTCCAAAACAATCCCCAGATCATGTTTGTGTTTGAAAGATCTTCTCTTAAGATCTTGGCGGTAAACCAAACTGCTATCCAGACTTACGGATATTCCGAAAAAGAATTTTTAGGAAAGGGCGCAGAAGAACTCAGACTTCCGGCAGATAGAGAATTTATGAAGGAGAAGATCAAGGGCCTGAAAGTTGGTCCGAATTTTTTCCAAGAAATGAAACATCTCCGAAAGGATGGGAGCATTGTTTATTTGGATATAGTTTCTTCTCCCATACAGTTCCAGGAAATGGAAGCAGTTCTTGTTTCCGCAATGGATGTTTCAGAAAGGGTGAAGATGACTCGAGAGAATCGTTTTAATTTGGAAGTCATTTCTCAAGTCAATGACGCGATCATCGCTTTGGACGGTGATATGAAGGTCACTTATTATAATAGTTATGCTGCAAAAATGTATGAAGTGGAAGAGGGGGAATGTCTAGGAAAACATTATACTTCTCTTTTTGAAGAAGATTGGATCTCTGAAGAAAATTATAAGTCGGCTATGGAGGATTGGAAAACTTTAGGAGCCTCCAAAAGGGAACTAATCCATACATTAAGATCTGGCAGAAAGATCACGATCGAAAGTAATTTCAAAAAGATTAATGCAGAAGGATATCTGGTTCCCGGAATGATCATGGTAAACCGTGATATTTCCGAAAAAATAGAATCCAGAAAATCTTTGGAAGAAGCTCTCCTTGGCTTAGCAAAAACGAATAAGGAGCTAGAACAATTTGCCTATATTGCTTCTCATGATTTGCAGGAACCACTTAGGACAATCGCAAGTTATCTTCAATTATTAGAGAGAAAATTCTCGGAAGAAATAAAACCTGAAATGAGAGAGTTCATCCATGTGTCGGTAGAGGCCGCGAAAAGGCAACAGGGCTTGATAGAAAGCCTTTTGAGTTATTCCAGAGTAGGCTCCGATTCAGTGAAAAAATCCAAAGGAGATCCGAACCTGATCTTGGATGAGGTTCAGAAAGATCTTTCTTCTGTAATACAAGAGACGAGTGCTAATTTAGTCTTAGAAGGCCCTTTTCCGGAAGTATATGCGGATCAGGATCAGATCAGACGTTTGTTCAGCAATTTAATCTCAAACGGGATCAAATTCCGTTCTCCGATTAGAAGTCCTGAAATCCGTATCAAGGTAAAACATGTTCCTGGCGCAAATGTGTTTTCTGTCTCCGATAACGGGATAGGTATGGATTCTAAATACTTTGATCGTATTTTTATTATATTCCAAAAATTGCATACTCGATCTGAATATCCTGGGACTGGGATAGGATTGTCTATTTGCAAAAAGATCGTGGAAAATCATGGGGGAAAAATTTGGGTCCAATCTTCTTTGGGAAAAGGGTCCGAGTTCTTTTTCTCCCTGCCTGAGGTTTAA
- a CDS encoding response regulator: MSTSSKQYFDILLVEDNPADVRLTIEALNDLKSEKRLFVAKDGEEAIDFVKGEGEFIGARRPDLILLDLNLPKKNGLEVLEELKSDPEYKRIPVVVLTTSGSERDIIATFNLHANSYIQKPVEYDNFLEAMDTLRIYWFKTSRLPPR; this comes from the coding sequence ATGAGCACTTCTTCTAAACAATATTTTGATATTCTTCTGGTAGAGGACAATCCTGCGGATGTCCGACTCACAATTGAAGCACTGAATGATCTGAAATCTGAAAAAAGGTTATTCGTTGCGAAAGATGGAGAAGAAGCGATCGACTTTGTAAAAGGGGAAGGTGAATTCATAGGAGCAAGGCGACCTGATCTAATCTTATTGGATCTAAATCTTCCCAAAAAAAACGGATTAGAAGTTTTAGAAGAACTTAAATCAGATCCCGAATATAAAAGAATACCTGTGGTAGTATTGACTACTTCAGGATCTGAAAGGGATATTATAGCCACTTTCAATTTACACGCTAACTCATATATACAGAAACCGGTGGAATACGATAATTTTTTGGAAGCGATGGATACGTTACGTATCTATTGGTTCAAAACTTCGAGGTTGCCCCCAAGATGA
- a CDS encoding histidine kinase dimerization/phosphoacceptor domain -containing protein encodes MNARVVSVRVKQILIVEDNEDDSRLFEIFLKEADPSGVRLKHSPTVADALEILKDHGDEIDCILLDLTLPDSFGLDGFEAIKKSNPKIPIVICSGTQDETIAMEALQSGGQDYLIKGKFDSHLLFRSILYAIERQDMLSKLEEQAFLIKENEKRYRLIFEHNPHPIVLYNFDCETVLDLNHETERIYGYDREELLHMKFSDLFIGGSGERRQYLALHNGKNIPETHVHRSKEGTPLLMEITSYRFQLEGKEVVLAILVDMTKWKQSEDNLIQSLRDKEALLQEIHHRVKNNLQIMASLLNLQANYAKNKEVTRELRDTESRIYSMSLVHNELYNSKNLAEIGLGSYVDKLLDNLWNVYGIGAEIGRTVDVGNLSLAVEKALPIGMMINEIATNSIKYAYPEKKKGQFYIKAKSGNGRFYLEVGDDGKGIPDYPQIEAKETLGLQLIRILSKQLKAKLDINTSAPGTRFQIEFAY; translated from the coding sequence ATGAATGCAAGAGTAGTATCAGTCCGGGTTAAACAAATTTTGATAGTGGAGGACAACGAGGACGATTCTCGTTTGTTCGAAATATTTTTAAAAGAAGCGGATCCTTCCGGGGTTCGTTTGAAACATTCTCCTACGGTCGCAGATGCTTTAGAAATTCTGAAAGATCATGGAGATGAGATAGATTGTATTCTTCTGGACTTAACCCTGCCTGATAGTTTTGGTCTGGATGGTTTTGAGGCTATTAAAAAATCCAATCCGAAAATTCCGATCGTAATCTGTTCCGGGACCCAGGATGAAACCATTGCAATGGAAGCGTTACAATCAGGTGGCCAGGATTATTTGATCAAAGGAAAATTTGATTCTCATCTTCTATTCAGATCTATTCTTTATGCGATCGAAAGACAAGACATGTTGTCTAAGTTAGAAGAACAGGCATTTCTGATCAAAGAAAATGAAAAAAGATACAGACTAATCTTCGAACATAATCCTCATCCAATCGTTTTGTATAATTTCGATTGTGAAACTGTTTTGGATCTAAACCATGAAACAGAACGTATCTATGGTTACGATAGAGAAGAACTTCTTCATATGAAGTTTTCGGATTTGTTTATTGGCGGTTCAGGAGAACGCAGACAGTATCTTGCTTTGCATAACGGTAAAAATATTCCGGAAACGCATGTTCATAGATCCAAGGAAGGAACTCCTCTTTTAATGGAGATCACTTCTTATAGATTCCAGTTAGAAGGTAAAGAGGTTGTTCTTGCTATCTTAGTGGATATGACCAAATGGAAACAGTCTGAAGATAATTTAATCCAATCATTGAGAGATAAGGAAGCTCTTCTGCAAGAAATCCATCATAGGGTAAAAAATAATCTGCAGATCATGGCAAGCCTTCTAAACCTGCAAGCTAATTATGCAAAGAATAAAGAAGTAACAAGAGAACTTAGAGATACTGAAAGTAGGATCTACTCCATGTCTCTAGTTCATAACGAACTTTATAATTCCAAAAATTTGGCTGAGATAGGTCTCGGTTCTTATGTGGATAAATTATTAGATAATCTTTGGAATGTGTATGGGATAGGTGCAGAGATCGGAAGGACCGTTGATGTAGGAAATTTAAGTTTAGCTGTGGAGAAGGCACTTCCAATCGGAATGATGATCAATGAGATTGCCACAAATTCTATTAAATATGCTTATCCGGAAAAGAAAAAGGGACAGTTCTATATAAAAGCAAAATCCGGAAATGGGAGATTTTATTTGGAAGTGGGAGACGATGGAAAAGGGATCCCGGATTATCCTCAGATTGAAGCCAAAGAGACCTTAGGTTTACAACTGATCCGGATCTTATCCAAACAGTTGAAGGCAAAATTGGATATCAATACTTCAGCACCAGGAACCCGATTCCAGATTGAATTCGCGTATTAA
- a CDS encoding four-helix bundle copper-binding protein → MEQKISRKQILGLGATTMALLASSSVLGHDHGDKKASKKKKADKISVPGSAIEASSACILKGRICINMCVDMLAEGHKEMADCLRSVEETVALCDAFVVLSSLGSASTKKLASICLESCERCAVQCDKHADHHEECKACSEACKACISEFKKLLAA, encoded by the coding sequence TTGGAACAAAAAATATCTAGAAAACAAATCCTTGGCCTGGGTGCAACTACCATGGCTCTACTCGCAAGTTCCTCTGTTTTAGGACATGACCATGGCGATAAAAAAGCTTCTAAAAAGAAGAAGGCCGACAAAATTTCCGTGCCAGGCTCCGCGATCGAAGCTTCCTCTGCTTGTATTTTAAAAGGTAGGATCTGCATCAATATGTGTGTAGACATGCTTGCAGAAGGTCATAAGGAAATGGCGGATTGCCTTAGATCCGTAGAGGAGACTGTGGCGCTTTGCGATGCATTCGTTGTATTGTCTTCCTTGGGTTCTGCTTCTACTAAAAAATTAGCATCTATCTGCTTAGAGTCTTGTGAAAGATGTGCAGTTCAATGTGATAAACACGCAGACCACCACGAAGAATGTAAGGCATGTTCAGAAGCTTGTAAGGCTTGTATTTCCGAATTCAAAAAATTACTAGCAGCTTAA
- a CDS encoding diguanylate cyclase, translated as MFGPTKEKGESSATIGESDKILILDDAPENCLLVERILKKAGYGDVISTQSPETALEWLGLQGNPENKKDISLLLLDILLPGGMNGLDILRTLSSKEEFSDLPVIIITAIHDTQTLESAFELGAIDYVTKPFDAHELRARVRSTLRLRHEMLQRKQRERDLEEITDKLSEAYQTLLRVSRTDGLSGIWNRRFFDEILEVEWKRACRSEKPISLLLLDIDFFKKYNDTYGHQAGDECIRQVAGVLKNTARRAGDFPARYGGEEFAVILPETDSEKAMLVAENIRTRVQELKIVHEASQTSEFVSVSIGISTRMSGRDKESKKFLEEADKALYKSKETGRNRSTVFQD; from the coding sequence ATGTTCGGACCCACGAAAGAAAAAGGCGAATCATCCGCAACGATTGGCGAATCGGACAAAATTCTTATTCTGGACGATGCTCCTGAAAATTGTCTGCTTGTAGAAAGGATCCTTAAAAAAGCGGGATACGGGGATGTGATTTCTACACAATCACCTGAAACCGCCTTGGAATGGTTAGGCCTACAAGGAAACCCTGAAAACAAAAAAGACATTTCACTTTTACTTTTGGACATTCTCCTTCCGGGAGGAATGAACGGTTTAGATATTCTTCGCACCTTAAGTTCTAAAGAAGAATTTTCAGATCTGCCTGTTATTATCATCACTGCAATTCACGATACCCAAACCTTAGAATCCGCATTTGAATTGGGTGCAATCGATTACGTTACAAAACCTTTTGACGCTCACGAACTAAGAGCAAGGGTTCGTTCTACTTTGAGACTTCGTCATGAGATGCTCCAAAGAAAACAAAGAGAAAGAGACCTAGAAGAGATCACTGATAAACTTTCGGAAGCATACCAAACATTACTTAGAGTTTCTAGGACAGATGGTCTTTCCGGGATTTGGAACAGAAGATTTTTCGACGAGATCTTAGAAGTAGAATGGAAAAGAGCCTGCCGTTCTGAAAAACCAATCTCTCTACTTTTATTGGATATAGATTTTTTCAAAAAGTATAATGATACATACGGTCACCAAGCGGGAGATGAATGTATCCGCCAGGTTGCAGGAGTTTTAAAAAATACTGCAAGAAGAGCAGGGGATTTTCCAGCTCGTTACGGTGGAGAAGAGTTTGCTGTAATTCTTCCAGAAACTGATTCAGAAAAAGCGATGCTCGTTGCTGAAAATATCAGAACACGCGTTCAAGAGTTAAAGATCGTTCATGAAGCTTCTCAAACTTCCGAATTTGTTTCTGTGAGTATCGGGATCAGCACTCGTATGTCAGGAAGAGACAAAGAGAGCAAAAAGTTTTTGGAAGAAGCAGACAAGGCTCTTTATAAATCCAAAGAAACCGGAAGAAATAGAAGCACAGTCTTCCAAGATTAA
- a CDS encoding exodeoxyribonuclease III: MKVFCLNCNGIRSAWGKGLGDVISSEKPDFVCFQETKAQPDQLSSEMWEKLGYKAFFHSAVKKGYSGVSLWSKQEPKKVTYGLGLDEFDKEGRSVLAEFDSYAIWTVYFPSGTTGDVRQAAKMRFLEEFLKISAKLKKKHSNIILCGDVNIAHTETDIHDPKGNAKNSGFLPEERAWVTKFLSTGWVDSFRELYPNKQEYTWWTFRAGARGNNKGWRIDYFFVTPELKSKLKKLTVKKDPILSDHAAMILELDLPKK; encoded by the coding sequence ATGAAAGTTTTCTGTCTGAACTGTAATGGAATCCGATCCGCCTGGGGCAAGGGCCTGGGGGATGTAATCTCTTCTGAAAAACCCGATTTTGTGTGTTTCCAAGAAACCAAAGCGCAACCCGATCAACTCAGTTCTGAAATGTGGGAAAAACTGGGATACAAAGCATTCTTCCACTCCGCTGTTAAAAAAGGTTACTCAGGAGTTTCGCTCTGGAGCAAACAAGAACCTAAAAAAGTAACCTATGGACTCGGTCTGGACGAATTCGATAAAGAAGGAAGAAGTGTCCTCGCTGAATTTGATTCATATGCTATCTGGACAGTCTACTTTCCATCCGGAACCACGGGTGACGTGAGACAAGCTGCAAAGATGAGATTCTTGGAAGAATTCCTAAAAATTTCTGCAAAGTTAAAAAAGAAACATTCCAATATCATCCTATGCGGTGATGTAAATATCGCTCATACGGAAACAGATATACATGATCCAAAGGGAAATGCAAAGAATAGCGGTTTCCTTCCAGAAGAAAGAGCCTGGGTAACCAAATTTCTTTCTACAGGTTGGGTGGACAGTTTTAGGGAATTATACCCGAACAAACAGGAATATACCTGGTGGACTTTTAGAGCTGGAGCCAGAGGGAATAATAAGGGTTGGAGAATTGATTACTTTTTTGTGACTCCTGAGCTTAAATCCAAACTCAAAAAACTCACAGTTAAAAAAGATCCTATCCTTTCAGATCATGCAGCTATGATCTTAGAATTAGATCTTCCTAAAAAGTAA
- the hisD gene encoding histidinol dehydrogenase produces MSIRIREIGKDFSLEPILQRAKQDLNDTLALVRPILEQVKEGGDKAIYELTQKFDGLKPEKLVYPVSEWKGKADPELVAALEKAKENIETFHKAQIPTDLDVKVSGNTLGIRYTPIESVTVYAPGGKALYPSTILMGVIPAKIAGVKHIQIVTPPQKDGIPDGLYAAAKIAGADSIVTVGGAQGIAAASYGTETISRSEFVIGPGNKFVTAAKVLLSGQGVIGIDSPAGPSEVLVIADDSANPNWVAADLLSQAEHGEDSAAILCTDSLEFAKKVSAEIDKALKERPKRETIKRASIENESWILVFPNLEECVNFSNLYAPEHLEIQTENYQELFKKIKHAGSVFLGPYSPVAMGDYISGTNHILPTAGGSRIFSSLGVLTFLKRVTYQEVTRDSLEKLYPYVKVLSEFEGLDEEHGNSVKVRLSQNGKP; encoded by the coding sequence ATGAGCATTCGTATCAGGGAGATAGGTAAGGATTTTTCCTTAGAACCCATTCTCCAGAGAGCAAAGCAGGATCTAAATGACACTTTGGCCCTGGTACGTCCCATTTTGGAACAGGTGAAAGAAGGTGGGGATAAAGCTATTTATGAGCTCACCCAAAAATTCGACGGACTTAAACCTGAAAAATTGGTTTATCCAGTCTCAGAATGGAAAGGAAAAGCTGACCCAGAGCTTGTTGCTGCATTAGAAAAGGCAAAAGAGAATATTGAAACATTCCATAAGGCTCAAATTCCTACTGATTTAGATGTAAAAGTTTCCGGAAACACATTAGGAATTCGTTATACTCCAATAGAATCGGTCACTGTATATGCTCCTGGTGGAAAGGCATTATACCCTTCTACCATTTTGATGGGAGTGATCCCTGCAAAGATCGCAGGTGTAAAACATATTCAGATAGTTACTCCTCCTCAAAAAGATGGGATCCCTGATGGATTATATGCGGCCGCTAAAATTGCTGGTGCAGATTCGATCGTAACAGTTGGTGGAGCTCAAGGAATTGCGGCGGCATCTTATGGAACAGAAACAATTTCTCGTTCTGAATTTGTGATCGGACCTGGGAACAAATTTGTGACCGCTGCAAAAGTTTTATTAAGCGGACAGGGTGTGATCGGAATAGATAGTCCTGCAGGTCCAAGCGAAGTTCTTGTGATCGCAGACGATTCTGCAAATCCAAACTGGGTGGCGGCAGATTTACTTTCCCAAGCAGAACATGGAGAAGATTCAGCAGCAATACTTTGTACTGATTCTTTGGAATTTGCTAAAAAAGTTTCTGCAGAAATAGATAAGGCTCTAAAAGAAAGACCTAAAAGAGAAACAATCAAAAGAGCTTCGATCGAGAATGAAAGTTGGATATTAGTTTTTCCTAATTTAGAAGAATGTGTAAACTTCTCCAACCTATACGCTCCTGAACATTTAGAGATCCAAACTGAAAACTATCAGGAATTATTTAAAAAAATCAAACATGCAGGTTCTGTATTTTTAGGACCTTATTCTCCTGTTGCGATGGGGGATTATATTAGTGGGACAAATCATATTCTTCCTACAGCTGGGGGAAGTAGGATCTTTTCTTCCTTAGGAGTTCTTACATTCTTAAAAAGAGTGACCTACCAAGAAGTGACCAGGGACTCTTTAGAGAAATTATATCCATATGTAAAAGTTCTCTCCGAATTTGAAGGTTTGGATGAAGAGCATGGAAATTCAGTAAAAGTGCGTCTTTCTCAAAATGGAAAACCATGA